Proteins co-encoded in one Setaria viridis chromosome 9, Setaria_viridis_v4.0, whole genome shotgun sequence genomic window:
- the LOC117838087 gene encoding aminotransferase ALD1 homolog: MPANMISTKFLEKAVLPLDVIAPHVKTEAVRTSVLRNPNMEKLQKGYLFPEISMKREAHLKKYPDAKVISLGIGDTTEPIPSVITSAMAEYALALSTPEGYQGYGPEQGQMNLRKVIAEKVYPDMGIKESDVFISDGAQSDIARLQTLFGPNVSIAVQDPTFPGYVDNGVIVGQTGAADEAGKYAGIAYMRCAPENDFFPDLSRVPRTDVIFFCSPNNPTGHVASPAQLRELVDFARRNGSIIVFDAAYAWYVSEGKPRSIYEVPGAREVAIEISSFSKFAGFTGVRLGWAVVPAELRYADGSPVARDFDRIVCTCFNGASSVAQAGGVACLSTEEGRGAVRRVVGVYKENARVLVDTFASLGKEVYGGADSPYVWVRFPGRRSWDVFTEILEKTHVITVPGSGFGPGGEGFVRVSAFNSRDRVLEAAARLRKFLA; the protein is encoded by the exons ATGCCGGCAAATATGATCTCCACCAA GTTCCTTGAGAAGGCTGTCCTTCCACTGGATGTTATTGCTCCTCATGTGAAGACTGAAG CTGTGCGGACCAGCGTTCTTCGCAATCCAAACATGGAGAAGCTTCAGAAGGGCTACTTGTTCCCGGAG ATTAGCATGAAGCGTGAAGCTCacctgaagaagtaccctgaCGCTAAGGTCATAAGCTTGGGTATCGGTGACACAACTGAACCCATTCCAAGCGTCATAACGTCAGCTATGGCTGAG TATGCACTTGCGTTATCCACTCCAGAAGGATACCAGGGTTATGGACCGGAGCAGGGTCAGATG AATCTGCGCAAGGTCATTGCTGAGAAAGTGTACCCAGACATGGGGATAAAAGAGTCTGATGTGTTCATCTCGGACGGAGCGCAGTCTGACATCGCACGCCTCCAG ACGCTGTTCGGGCCCAACGTGAGCATCGCCGTCCAAGATCCCACCTTCCCG GGCTACGTGGACAACGGCGTGATCGTGGGGCAGACCGGCGCGGCGGACGAGGCCGGCAAGTACGCCGGCATCGCCTACATGCGTTGCGCGCCGGAGAACGACTTCTTCCCTGACCTCTCCCGCGTGCCGCGCACCGACGTCATCTTCTTCTGCTCGCCCAACAACCCGACGGGCCACGTCGCTTCCCCGGCGCAGCTGCGGGAGCTCGTCGACTTCGCGCGGCGGAACGGCTCCATCATCGTGTTCGACGCGGCGTACGCGTGGTACGTGTCGGAGGGCAAGCCCCGGTCCATCTACGAGGTGCCCGGCGCCCGGGAGGTGGCCATCGAGATCTCCTCCTTCTCCAAGTTCGCCGGGTTCACGGGCGTCCGCCTCGGCTGGGCGGTGGTGCCCGCCGAGCTCCGCTACGCCGACGGATCCCCCGTCGCGCGCGACTTCGACCGCATCGTGTGCACCTGCTTCAACGGCGCGTCCAGCGTCGCCCAGGCCGGCGGGGTCGCCTGCCTCTCCACGGAGGAAGGCCGGGGCGCGGTGCGCCGCGTCGTGGGCGTGTACAAGGAGAACGCGCGGGTGCTGGTGGACACGTTCGCGTCGCTCGGCAAGGAGGTGTACGGCGGCGCCGACTCGCCCTACGTCTGGGTGCGCTTCCCGGGGCGCCGCTCGTGGGACGTGTTCACGGAGATCCTCGAGAAGACGCACGTCATCACCGTGCCGGGCAGCGGCTTCGGCCCCGGCGGCGAGGGGTTCGTCAGGGTCAGCGCCTTCAACAGCAGGGACAGGGTGTTGGAGGCCGCCGCCAGGCTCAGGAAATTCCTCGCCTGA